Proteins encoded together in one Simkaniaceae bacterium window:
- the coaE gene encoding dephospho-CoA kinase (Dephospho-CoA kinase (CoaE) performs the final step in coenzyme A biosynthesis.) → MKKIAITGGLSSGKSSVCQILQSLGAYIISSDEVVLQLFSIPENIFRISEICGAHVLVNGKVDRQKVASLVFNEPEKLRDLEKLLHPQALDAIIKKYKEISVETKARAFVVEVPLLFEAGWQSFFDLTILIASSLDQAKSRYLKQGHSENDFNQRTARLWTDELRRKHADIVIENEGTLEDLERKISENVSVIF, encoded by the coding sequence ATGAAGAAAATAGCAATCACAGGCGGCTTATCTTCCGGTAAGAGTAGTGTTTGTCAGATATTACAGTCATTAGGGGCTTATATCATTAGCTCTGATGAAGTCGTCCTTCAACTCTTTTCTATTCCAGAAAACATCTTCCGCATTTCTGAAATATGTGGAGCCCATGTATTGGTTAATGGAAAAGTCGATCGACAAAAAGTTGCAAGTCTTGTTTTTAATGAACCTGAAAAACTGAGAGACTTAGAAAAACTGCTTCACCCTCAAGCCCTTGATGCGATAATAAAGAAGTATAAGGAGATTTCAGTAGAAACTAAAGCTCGTGCGTTTGTCGTTGAAGTCCCATTATTATTTGAGGCAGGATGGCAATCCTTTTTTGATCTAACCATTCTCATTGCCTCAAGCCTAGATCAAGCAAAATCTAGATATCTCAAGCAAGGGCATTCAGAAAATGATTTTAATCAAAGAACGGCAAGGCTGTGGACAGATGAGCTGAGGCGAAAACATGCTGATATCGTGATCGAAAATGAGGGAACCTTGGAAGATCTCGAACGCAAGATCTCTGAAAATGTAAGCGTTATTTTTTAA
- a CDS encoding CCA tRNA nucleotidyltransferase, with protein sequence MPEHYRTAVSIVQKLHNQGFTTYFAGGWVRDHLLNFLSDDIDIVTDASVDELRVLFEKTIPVGEQFGIVIVLENGYRYEIATFRKETGYEDGRRPTQVTSATPEEDAGRRDFTINGMFFDPLSGEIYDYIEGKKDIEAKIIRAIGDPHMRFKEDRLRMLRAIRYSCRFGFKIEENTYQAIIAHHKELFPAVAIERVWQEFTKMAAFPHLDQALMMLYETGLLSVIFPSLTAISKTELLQSIEGIENLPMTTSAIAKIILLFTHMSQQQLEEQLKQLKLSNKEVTYGLYFAKLKQIFEQAPPLTRSELVYLYADVHFELCFEILKCLPIPEATIAKHTHQHIKLFPHVERVIHHRPIITAELLMAAGLPPGKELGDLLKKAESISIEEDLLDQDAILDRILPPNHRKQ encoded by the coding sequence ATGCCCGAGCATTATCGTACTGCCGTTTCGATTGTACAAAAACTCCACAACCAAGGTTTTACAACCTATTTTGCCGGCGGTTGGGTCAGAGATCACCTCCTCAATTTTCTTTCTGATGATATAGATATTGTAACGGATGCTAGTGTCGATGAATTGCGCGTCTTATTTGAAAAAACAATTCCGGTTGGTGAACAATTTGGGATCGTCATTGTCCTTGAGAATGGCTACCGCTATGAAATCGCTACTTTTCGAAAAGAAACGGGATATGAAGATGGAAGACGCCCTACTCAAGTAACAAGTGCAACGCCTGAAGAAGATGCAGGGCGACGAGACTTTACAATTAATGGGATGTTTTTTGATCCTCTTTCAGGAGAAATTTATGATTATATCGAGGGCAAAAAAGATATTGAAGCAAAAATCATTCGAGCTATTGGCGATCCGCATATGCGTTTTAAAGAAGATCGCCTCCGCATGTTGAGAGCCATTCGCTATAGCTGCCGTTTCGGTTTTAAAATAGAAGAGAATACTTACCAGGCTATCATTGCTCATCACAAAGAATTATTCCCGGCTGTTGCCATTGAACGTGTCTGGCAAGAATTCACTAAAATGGCCGCATTTCCTCATCTTGATCAAGCCCTGATGATGTTGTATGAAACAGGCCTATTATCCGTTATTTTCCCTTCTTTAACTGCCATTTCAAAAACAGAGCTCCTTCAGTCCATTGAAGGGATTGAAAATTTACCTATGACAACCAGTGCAATTGCAAAAATTATTCTCCTTTTTACCCATATGTCTCAGCAGCAACTCGAAGAGCAGTTAAAGCAATTAAAACTCTCAAATAAAGAAGTCACTTATGGGCTATATTTCGCCAAGCTAAAACAAATTTTTGAACAGGCCCCCCCTCTTACCCGCTCAGAACTCGTCTATTTATATGCAGATGTTCATTTTGAACTATGTTTTGAAATTTTAAAGTGCCTTCCTATCCCTGAAGCAACGATCGCCAAACATACGCACCAACACATTAAACTCTTCCCTCATGTCGAGAGAGTTATCCATCATCGACCCATTATTACGGCTGAATTGTTAATGGCGGCCGGCCTTCCTCCAGGGAAAGAACTGGGTGACTTATTAAAAAAAGCAGAAAGTATCTCTATAGAGGAAGATCTGCTTGATCAAGATGCGATTCTCGATCGCATTCTCCCTCCAAATCATCGAAAGCAATAA
- the rho gene encoding transcription termination factor Rho, whose translation MKEPVEPTITKIADLQRMNIDQLSKFARNMGLQHISNMTKSQIVYEIVRAKSNRPNEILAAEGTLEILPDGFGFLRSPNYNYITSAEDIYVSPAQIRRFDLKKGDHVYGTIRSPKEKEKYFALLKVDRINGKDPEHVKDRILFENLTPLHPDQRLMMETDPKILSTRVLDLSAPIGKGQRALIVAPPKSGKTVLLQNIANAIAKNHPEVTLIVLLIDERPEELTDMQRMVKGEVVSSTFDEPPERHVQVSEMAIEKAKRLVEYGQDVVILLDSLTRLARAYNTVQPHSGKILTGGVDANSLHKPKRFFGAARNIENGGSLTIIATALIETGSKMDEVIYEEFKGTGNMELVLDRRLADRRVYPAIDLIKSGTRKEELLYHPGELGKIYLLRQALADLSPLDAMNLLLARLRKTQSNAEFLLSMKD comes from the coding sequence ATGAAAGAACCTGTAGAACCTACGATTACAAAAATAGCCGATCTTCAAAGAATGAATATCGATCAGCTTTCTAAATTTGCTCGCAATATGGGACTTCAACACATTTCCAATATGACGAAATCCCAAATTGTCTATGAAATTGTCAGAGCGAAGTCAAATCGCCCGAATGAAATTCTCGCCGCAGAAGGAACACTTGAAATTCTACCCGATGGATTTGGATTTCTACGGTCTCCCAACTACAATTATATTACGTCCGCAGAAGATATCTATGTATCTCCTGCACAAATTCGACGCTTTGATCTCAAAAAGGGAGATCACGTCTACGGAACAATCCGATCTCCAAAGGAAAAAGAAAAGTATTTTGCCCTCCTTAAAGTTGATCGAATTAATGGAAAAGATCCTGAACATGTCAAAGATCGCATCTTATTTGAGAACTTAACTCCCCTTCATCCTGATCAGCGATTAATGATGGAAACAGATCCTAAAATACTATCAACTAGAGTTTTAGATCTATCTGCTCCTATTGGTAAGGGGCAAAGAGCACTGATCGTAGCACCGCCTAAATCAGGGAAAACGGTTCTTCTACAAAATATTGCCAATGCTATAGCGAAAAATCATCCCGAAGTAACCCTGATTGTTCTATTAATTGATGAGCGTCCTGAGGAACTTACCGATATGCAGCGAATGGTTAAAGGTGAAGTCGTTTCCTCCACTTTCGATGAACCTCCGGAACGACACGTTCAAGTTTCTGAGATGGCCATTGAAAAAGCAAAGCGACTTGTTGAATATGGACAAGATGTTGTGATCCTGCTCGATTCATTAACACGTTTAGCAAGAGCTTATAACACAGTTCAACCTCACTCAGGTAAAATCTTAACAGGGGGCGTTGATGCTAATTCACTCCACAAACCCAAGAGATTTTTTGGAGCTGCTCGTAATATTGAAAACGGTGGATCATTGACAATTATTGCAACGGCATTAATTGAGACTGGATCTAAGATGGACGAAGTGATATATGAAGAGTTTAAGGGGACGGGAAATATGGAACTCGTTCTAGATAGACGGCTTGCAGATCGCAGGGTTTATCCTGCTATCGATTTGATCAAGAGTGGAACAAGAAAAGAAGAGCTCTTATACCATCCGGGAGAACTCGGGAAAATCTATCTACTCAGACAGGCACTGGCCGATCTATCCCCTTTAGATGCAATGAACTTATTGCTTGCAAGATTGAGAAAAACTCAAAGTAATGCTGAGTTTTTGCTCTCAATGAAAGATTAG